GGTGACATAAATCATCGTCGTCCCCAGCTGTTTATGCAGCCGTTTGATCTCCAGCCGCAGCTCATTACGAAGTTGGGCATCAAGGTTGGAGAGCGGCTCGTCGAACAGGTATACATTGGCATGGCGGACCAGCGCCCGGCCGATCGCCACGCGCTGGCGTTGCCCGCCGGAAAGTTGTTCCGGCCGGCGATCGAGCAGATCGGTAATTTGCAATGTCGCGGCGGCTTCGGCTACCCGCGCCACGATCTCTTTACGCGCCACCTTCGCCAGTTCCAGACCGAGCGACATGTTCTGCCTGACGGTCATGCGCGGATAGAGCGCGTAAGACTGAAATACCATGGCGATGTTGCGATCGCGAGGCTCTTCCCAGGTGACATTGCGATCGCCAATCCAGACTTCGCCGGACTTAACATCGGTCAGGCCGGCGGTGGCATTAAGCAACGTGGATTTGCCGCATCCCGAAGGACCGAGCAGCACCAGGAATTCGCCGTCGTTAATCTCCAGGCTCAGATCGCGGATGATATCCTGTGAACCATAGGTAATCGTCAGATTTTTGAAAGAGAGCGATGCCATGTTTATCCTTTTACCGAGCCGGAAGCGATGCCGCGAACCAACCAACGGCCGCAAACCAGATAGAGAAGCAACGGCACCAGCGCGGTTAATAACGTGGCCGCCATATTCACGTTGTACGCCTGCCCGCCTTCCGCGCTATTGACGATGTTATTAAGCTGCACGGTCATGGGGTAGTTGTCTCGCCCGGCGAATGTTAAGCCAAACAAAAAGTCATTCCAGATCCCGGTCGCCTGCAGCAGCGTAGCCACCACCAGCATGGGCGTCGACATGGGTAGAATAATCCGCCGGTAAATGGTCACGATCCCGCCGCCGTCGACCCGCGCGGCATTGAATAGCTCCACCGGCAGTGAAGCATAAAAATTACGGAATAGAAGCGTGACGATAGGTAAGCCAAAGATGATATGCACGATCACGACGCTGGCGATCGAGTTATAAATGCCGCTGTAGGAAAAGACCCTGACCAGGGGATATAAAAATACCTGATACGGGATAAAGGCGCCGGCAAGCAGTATCGCGAAAAAAAGCTCCGACCAGCGATAACGCCAGAAGGTCAGCGTATAGCCGATCCAGGAGCCGGCCAGCACCGAGAAAAACACCGATGGCACCAGTATTTTTATCGAATTGATAAAACCGCCCTGTATGCCGTTGCAGGTCAAACCGGTACATGCGCTCGACCAGGCGGCATGCCAGGCGTCGAAAGAGGGCCGCAGCGGCGGCGCCAGCAGGCTGCCCGGCCTGATTTCATCCAGCGGTTTCAACGAGGTGTTGATCATCACCAACACCGGCAACAGAAAAAACAGCGCCGAAATACCTAAAAACAGATAGATGCCAAGGCGCGCCGTTGAACGCTTTCTCGGCCGGCCGGCGTAAATAGGGAAACGGGTAGTCATTATCGTTTTCTTTTGAAGGTGCGCAGATAGATCCATGGCGAGAGAACCACGATCGCCATAAGCAGCAGCATGGTCGCGGCCGCCATCGCCCTGCCGACATTGGCGCGCTCGAACAGGTTATCCATAATAAAGGTCGCCGGCACGTCGGTGGCGCCGCCGGGCCCGCCGTGGGTCATGGTTACCACCAGGTCATACAATTTAAACGTGGCCACCACCAGTAAAACCAGCGCGGTCGCCACCATCGGCTGAATCAGCGGCAGCACGATCCGGGTGTAGTAACGCCATTTGGGAATACCGTCGACCCGCGCCGCTTTCCACAGATCTTCATTGATTCCGCGGATGCCCGCCAGGAGTATCACCATCACCAATCCGGCGGATTGCCATACGCCGGCAAGGGCGATGGCATAGATGGCTCTGTCGGACTGCACCAGCCAGTCAAAGCGAAAATCGCCAAACCCCAGGTCACGGACTATTTGCTGAATACCGAAGTCCGGGTTAAACAGCCACTGCCATATCACGCCGGTCACCACGAACGACAAGGCGTGCGGTAATAGAAAAATGGCGCGCAGCGTACTCTCCGCGCGTACCTGTTGGTCGATAAAGACCGCAAGTAAAAATCCCAGCACCAGACAGCCGATAATGTATACGGCGCCAAACATCGCCAGATGGATAACCGATTGATAAAAATGGTCGTTGGCGAACAGACGCCGGTATTGCAGCAGGCCGACGAAATCATCCGTCGGCAGCAGCCGTGAATTGGTCATCGACAGGCGTACGGTCCAGAGTATCGAGCCGATATAAGCGACAAGCACCACGATGAGCATCGGCGATAACGCCAGCGCCAGGGAAAACTGTTTCCGCCATGTCCGCCGCCGATCCATATTATTCTTCCTGCGCGATGATATCGGCAAACTGGGAGATAAAACGTTCGGCATCAATATTTCGATTCCAGAAACGGCTCACGTTGTCTTGCAGATCACCCAGCGTTTGCGGCGACAATAATACCGGTACGCCGCCCAGCAGATTTTCCGGGTTTTGCAGCACGGCATGCGCCTTCTGCGCGCAGATATCCAGCGATGACACATCAGCATCGGCGCGCGGCGGCAATGAGCCTTTTTGCGCGGCAAACGCGACCTGATTAGCCGGATCGAAAGCCACATTGATCAAACGCTGCTGGGCCGCCTGTTGCGCTTTATCGGCAGTGCGCGGAAAGATAAAAACATCGCCGCTGAAAATGAATTCCGAACCAAGCAGATTGCATTCAAAATCTTTACCCACCTGTTTACCGGCGGCGAAGAATTCGCCTTTGGCGAAGTCGGCCATAATCTCCATGGCGGCCTTTTTATGGATAATCAGGGCTGTGGTATCGCTCCAACTGCGGCCGGGACTGCCGGCGTCCACCAATTCATGCAGGGAGTCAAATAACGCTACGACGCGGGCGAATGCTTCACCTTTAATGGCGTCAATATCATGTTCTATATATATTTTCCGATAAAGATCGGCGCCGCCATAACTCGACAACACCGCATTAAATAAATTCTGCTCATATATTGGCACGCCTGCGACAGCCAAAGGGATAACGCCGCGTTTTTTAAATTCCCGGCCGACTTCAACTAATTCAGACCAATTTTTTGGTATGCTTAATCCTGCTTCCTGAAATAACTCATTATTTGTCCACAGCCAATTTTGGCCGTGAAGTCCAACGGGAACGGCATAAATTTTATCATCACGACTAATTGACTGATAAACCGGTTTATAAAGGACTTTCTTCCAATATTCCTTGTCCACAACGCTCTGCAAATCCGTCAGGAGATCGGCGTCGATTAAATCATCAAATCGGCGCCCGATAGAAAATTGCATCGCCATCGGCGGATTGCCGCCCACGATGCGATTGATCCCAAGCGTCCTGGCGTTGCTGCCGCCGGCAATGGCGGTATCGACCCAATGCCCTCCGGCTTGATTATACGCTTCCGCATAGACCCGCACCGCGGCTGATTCGCTCGATGAAGTCCAACCGTGAATGACTTCCTCGTTCGATTGCGCGCAAACACCGCGCGCGACCAATAAAAGGGACACGGCCAATACCGTTAAAACGGTTTTATTTATTTCGCTTATCATTATATTAAGTTTCTATGAACGACGTTAATCCTCTGGAATTGCAATCCTAGCATAGCGAATAGAAATCAAAATTCATATTTAGCATTAGGTTATATAATATAAGCAATAAGAGACTCGATATGATGGATAAAAAACAATGATATATTAAAAATTGTAGCGTTTGTTTCAATTCAAGAAATAACGTCAAAAAGTTAAGATCCAAGCGTTAAGTTTCATACTCTAAATAATTCGAGTCGCAGGACAAAACGCATGGCGTTTTGAACAGCGCTTGCGCTGGCCCCGAAGGGGCGACGCCACAGGCTGGGTCACGCGGCAAGGGAAGGACCGAGTCATGCAGCCAACACACATGCGACTTGAAGTATGACGAGTATATTTAATTTCGAATATATATCATCGACTGATGACAATTAGGAAACAGGCATGACCCACCCCACCCCGTTCAGCGCAATAAATAACGATCCTCCGTCACCGCTTCCAGCATATAAGAATCCTGCCTTGCCGGCGGAACAGCGAGTACAGGATCTGCTGGCCCGGATGACGCCGGAGGAAAAAGCGACCCTGCTCAGCGGCAGCGGCTGGATGGAAAGCGCCGCCATCCAACGTCTGGGCATTCCCGCCATCAAGATGGTTGACGGGCCGGTGGGAGTACGAGCCTGGACGGG
This window of the Brenneria goodwinii genome carries:
- a CDS encoding ABC transporter ATP-binding protein; this encodes MASLSFKNLTITYGSQDIIRDLSLEINDGEFLVLLGPSGCGKSTLLNATAGLTDVKSGEVWIGDRNVTWEEPRDRNIAMVFQSYALYPRMTVRQNMSLGLELAKVARKEIVARVAEAAATLQITDLLDRRPEQLSGGQRQRVAIGRALVRHANVYLFDEPLSNLDAQLRNELRLEIKRLHKQLGTTMIYVTHDQIEALTLADRIAVMKDQVIQQIGTPAEIYHRPANLFVAGFVGSPKMNFLSGRFTQSGGHAAFACGSRLISLENYAFQQMPQENQPLILGIRPEMLLSKPGTDGCLPNLTVELIEPMGADTLAWCRGKDFTLAFRSHEAQPDDVITLWFESRSVAVFDRQSGHRL
- a CDS encoding carbohydrate ABC transporter permease, whose translation is MTTRFPIYAGRPRKRSTARLGIYLFLGISALFFLLPVLVMINTSLKPLDEIRPGSLLAPPLRPSFDAWHAAWSSACTGLTCNGIQGGFINSIKILVPSVFFSVLAGSWIGYTLTFWRYRWSELFFAILLAGAFIPYQVFLYPLVRVFSYSGIYNSIASVVIVHIIFGLPIVTLLFRNFYASLPVELFNAARVDGGGIVTIYRRIILPMSTPMLVVATLLQATGIWNDFLFGLTFAGRDNYPMTVQLNNIVNSAEGGQAYNVNMAATLLTALVPLLLYLVCGRWLVRGIASGSVKG
- a CDS encoding carbohydrate ABC transporter permease translates to MDRRRTWRKQFSLALALSPMLIVVLVAYIGSILWTVRLSMTNSRLLPTDDFVGLLQYRRLFANDHFYQSVIHLAMFGAVYIIGCLVLGFLLAVFIDQQVRAESTLRAIFLLPHALSFVVTGVIWQWLFNPDFGIQQIVRDLGFGDFRFDWLVQSDRAIYAIALAGVWQSAGLVMVILLAGIRGINEDLWKAARVDGIPKWRYYTRIVLPLIQPMVATALVLLVVATFKLYDLVVTMTHGGPGGATDVPATFIMDNLFERANVGRAMAAATMLLLMAIVVLSPWIYLRTFKRKR
- a CDS encoding ABC transporter substrate-binding protein gives rise to the protein MSLLLVARGVCAQSNEEVIHGWTSSSESAAVRVYAEAYNQAGGHWVDTAIAGGSNARTLGINRIVGGNPPMAMQFSIGRRFDDLIDADLLTDLQSVVDKEYWKKVLYKPVYQSISRDDKIYAVPVGLHGQNWLWTNNELFQEAGLSIPKNWSELVEVGREFKKRGVIPLAVAGVPIYEQNLFNAVLSSYGGADLYRKIYIEHDIDAIKGEAFARVVALFDSLHELVDAGSPGRSWSDTTALIIHKKAAMEIMADFAKGEFFAAGKQVGKDFECNLLGSEFIFSGDVFIFPRTADKAQQAAQQRLINVAFDPANQVAFAAQKGSLPPRADADVSSLDICAQKAHAVLQNPENLLGGVPVLLSPQTLGDLQDNVSRFWNRNIDAERFISQFADIIAQEE